GAGGTCACCGTGACGGCGGAGGACCTGGCCATCGAGCCGGGCAGCTCCGCGGTCGGCCTGGCCGAGGGCGGCCGGTACCGGATCGAGACGATCTGGCTGGGCCTGCTGCTCAAGTCCGGCAACGAGGCGGCCAACGCGCTGGCTCGGCTCGGCGGCGGCGCGGACGGCCAGGCCGGCGGGATCCGCGCGATGAACGAGCAGGCGCGGCAGCTCGGCGCCCTTCAGACCCACGCGGTCACCCCGTCGGGACTGGACGGCCCGGGCCAGTTCACCAGCGCGTACGACCTGGCGCTGATCTTCCGGGCCTGCTTCGCCGACCCGGCCTTCCGCCGGTACGCGGCAACCCGCACCGCGGAGATCCCCGGGCAGCCGGCCCTGCGCGAGAAGCCGTTCCAGATCCAGAACGACAACCAGCTCCTGTACCAGTATCCGGGCGCGCTGGGCGGCAAGACCGGGTTCACCGACCTCGCCCGGCACACCTACGTGGGTGCGGCCGAGCGCAACGGCCGGCGGCTGGTGGTGACCCTGCTCGGCGCGGAGATCCCCACCCAGCGGGGGTGGCAGCAGGGCGCGGCGCTGCTCGACTGGGGCTTCGGACTGCGGCGGGACGCCGCCGTCGGCCGGCTGGTCCGCCCGGGCGAGCTGACCGCCGCCAGCGCGTCGCCGACCGGCACGGCGCCGCCGTCGGCCCTCGCCGGTGGCGCCGGGCTGCACGGCGCTCCGGGCAGCGGCCCCGCGCCCTGGCCCCGGACCGGACCGCTCCTCGGCGTCGGCGCGGTGCTGGTGGCCGGGGGAGCGGTGCTGATCAACCGGCGTCGGCGGCACGCCGTGCGCGCCAGCTCGGGGACCACCGGGCCGGGCTGGTAGCGCCGCCCGCCCCGGCCGTACCGGGCCGGGTCTCCGGGTTTGCCCGTCGCCGCCGTGGTGGGTCCGGTAGACAGGGCAGCGTGAGCAGCGGGAGACGACCGTCCGGCGGCGCCCGGCGCCTGGCGGTCGTGCTCGTCGCCGCGACCGCCGTCGTCGCGGGCTGCCAGCGGCCCGCGATGCACCCGCCCCCGCCCCCGCCCCCGCCCCCGCCCTCGCCCTCGCCCTCGCCGAGCCCACCACCGTCCGCCACCGGGCCGCGGGCCCCGGCGGACTTCGTGGCGCTCTCCGACGTCGAACCGAGCATCCACCTTGACATCCGGTACGCCACCGCGCACAACTTCGTCGGCCGGCCGATCGTCGGCTACCCGGAGCCGCTCTGCCTGCTCACCCGTCCGGCGGCGGAGGCGCTGCGCCGGGTGCAGGCCGCCGCGCTCGGCCAGGGGCGCAGCCTGAAGGTGTACGACTGCTACCGCCCCCAGCGCGCCGTCGACGACTTCGTGGCCTGGGCGAAGCTGCCGGGGGAGCAGCAGATGAAGGCCGAGTTCTATCCCGACGTGGCCAAGTCGAAGCTCTTCGCCGACGGGTACGTCGGCGCGCCGACCTCGCACAGCCGGGGCAGCACGCTGGACCTCACCCTGGTCCCCGCCCCGCCGCCCACCCAGCCCGGATACGTGCCGGGACAGCCGCTGGTGTCGTGCACCGCGCCGCCCGGACAGCGCTTCCCCGACAACTCGGTCGACATGGGCACCGGGTTCGACTGCTTCGACCCGCTCGCCCACACCGCCGACCCGCGGGTCAGCGGGTCCGCCCGGGCGAACCGGGAGCTGCTGCGGCGGCTGATGACCGCCCAGGGGTTCGAGAACTATCCGAACGAGTGGTGGCACTACCGCCTCACCGCCGAGCCGTACCCGCAGACGTACTTCGACTTCCCGGTGGCCCGGTCGTCCCTGCGGTGAGCGCCGTCCCGGCCGGCGTCCGGCCGGGACGGCGCCGCCGGTCAGAGGATGCCGCGGGCGACGAACGCCGCCCGGGTCGCTGAGGCGGCCTGGTTGCCGTAGAGCCGCTGCGCGGCGGCGACGGTGGCCAGCGCCGCGTCCCGGAACGAGGTGTCCGGAGCGAAGTCGAACTGCGCCTCCACGATCAGCGTGGTGGCCTTGCGGCCACCCAGCGCGGTGCGGATGTCCCACAGCGCGCGCGACCAGATCTCACCGTCGGCGTGCACCTCGCCCCGCAGGTCCTGGGGGTAGACCTTGCTGCCGTCGAGGCGGCGCAGGCAGTGCGGGGCGGTGCGGGTGTAGGAGACCGAGTCCCAGTCGGCCACGCAGGCCTCCGGGGTCTTCGTCGGCGTGCCGGTCGCCCAGCTCGTCACCGCGACGGCCAGGTAGTCGCCGAACGCCTCGCCGATCGAACCGGACTCCAGGTTGGTGCCGAAGCCGGGCACCTGCCCGTCCTGCACCGAGTGGCCGTACTCGTGGACGATCACCTCGGCGTCCTCGGCGTCGTCCACGCCCCCCTTGCCCAGGGTGATGTTCGCCTTGTCCTCCCGGAAGAACGAGTTGTCCCCGCCGAACTGGTCGATGCGCAGCTCGATCTGCCGCTGGTTCACCGGCCGCAGCGTGCTGCCGAAGCCGAGCGACTGCAGGTACGCCTGGGCGGTGTTCACCCAGTGGTAGCCCATGACCTGCTCGAACTGGTCGGCGTCGCGGTGCCACGCCGGGTACCCGCCGTCGACCGCCCTGGCCGGGGTGCCGGTCTTGCTCTTGACCACCACGTACTTGCCGGTGAGGGTCCCGGAACCGTCCAGGTTGGTCAGCAGCACCGACCGGTACGCGCCGGCCAGCGCCGGGTAGTCGGCGTCCTTGGCGTCGGTCAGGCTCTGGTCGCCGAGCTGCTGCACCGGGTTCGGGGCGAAGGCCGTCGCCGTGGCGGTGTGCCCGTACGGGTCGCCGGCCGCCTGGACGGTCGTGCCAGCGGCGACCAGCGCCGCGGTGACCGCCGAGGCGACCAGCGCGGAACGTCTGATGTGGGGGTGCATGCCATGATCCCTTCGAGGGTGGATCCGTGGGCTGAGACTAGGCTCCCCGTCGACCCGTGCCAACCCTCGGCGGGCAGGCCAGCGGCCCTCCCGTCGTCCCAGGAAGGACCCCTCGTGGACACCGAACGGATCGGCCCGCCCCTGCTGGCGGGGGAACGCGAGACGCTGCGCGCCTTCCTCGACTTCCACCGCGCCACCCTGGCCATGAAGTGCGAGGGGCTCAGCGACGACGAGCTGCGCCGGCGGTCCTCCCCGCCCTCCACACTGTCGCTGCTCGGGCTGGTCCGGCACATGGCCGAGGTGGAGCGCGCCTGGTTCCGCCGGGTGATCAACGGCGAGGACATCCCGCTGGTCTGGTCGGCGACCGGCGACTACCAGGAGGCGTACGACGCGAGCACGGCCAGCCGGCCCGAGGCGTTCGAGGCGTGGCAGCGGGAGGTCGAGCACGCCCGCCGCATCGAGCGGGAGGCGGAGTCGCTGGACGTCACCGGCCACCAGGCGCGCTGGGGTGAGGACGTGTCGCTGCGGCTGGTGATGCTGCACATGATGCACGAGTACGCCCGGCACAACGGCCACGCCGACTTCCTCCGGGAGGCCATCGACGGCAGCGTCGGCGTCTGACGCCGGGCCGGGACTTCGGGTCCCACCGACAGGTCCTCCGGTACGGCCGCCGCCACCACCGATGAGAAACCGGCCGGCCGCGCTCGAACCCGCGCCGCACCTCCGGCCGAGCGCCGGGGGCGGCGCGGGACGTTCAGTTACCGCCGGCCGTGTCGCGCCGCAGCGGCAGCCAGGCCAGCACGTCCTGGATCTTCGCGTCCCAGTACCCCCAGTCGTGGCCGCCGGGGGAGAGGTCCACGGTGAGCGGCACGCCGCGCCGCCGGGCCGTCTCGACGAAGCGGGTGTTGTCCTCGTACAGGAAATCCTCGGTGCCGCAGGCGACGTAGAGCGCGGGCAGGGCGTCGCCGGCGCGCTCCAGCAGCGCGACCGTGTCGTCGTCGGTGCCGGGCACCTGCCGGTCGCCCCAGACGGTGTGCCAGACCGCCGGGTCCACCGGCCTGGTTGGATGCTCGCGGCGCCGGGCCACGTCGAGCGCGCCGGAGAGGCTGGCCGCCGCCGCGAACCGCCCCGGGTCGCGCAGCGCCCACTTCATCGCCCCGTACCCGCCCATCGACAGCCCGGCGACGAAGGTGTCCTCCCGCCGTTCGGAGAGCCGGAAGAACGAGCGGCAGACCTCGGGCAGTTCGGCGCTGAGGAAGGTCCAGTACCGGTTGCCGTGCTCCTCGTCCGTGTAGAAGCTGCGGCCCGCGTTCGGCATCACCACGGCCAGCCCGAGCGGCGCGACGTACCGCTCGATGGAGGTGCGCCGGGTCCAGATCGTGTCGTCGTCGGTCAGGCCGTGCAGCAGGTAGAGCACCGGCGGGTCACCGACGGCGGCGCTGCCCGCCATGCCGATCTGGGCGGAGGTCCGCTC
The window above is part of the Micromonospora inositola genome. Proteins encoded here:
- a CDS encoding M15 family metallopeptidase gives rise to the protein MHPPPPPPPPPPSPSPSPSPPPSATGPRAPADFVALSDVEPSIHLDIRYATAHNFVGRPIVGYPEPLCLLTRPAAEALRRVQAAALGQGRSLKVYDCYRPQRAVDDFVAWAKLPGEQQMKAEFYPDVAKSKLFADGYVGAPTSHSRGSTLDLTLVPAPPPTQPGYVPGQPLVSCTAPPGQRFPDNSVDMGTGFDCFDPLAHTADPRVSGSARANRELLRRLMTAQGFENYPNEWWHYRLTAEPYPQTYFDFPVARSSLR
- a CDS encoding alpha/beta hydrolase; translated protein: MARIRCDFFSEALGMGTSMTVLLPERTSAQIGMAGSAAVGDPPVLYLLHGLTDDDTIWTRRTSIERYVAPLGLAVVMPNAGRSFYTDEEHGNRYWTFLSAELPEVCRSFFRLSERREDTFVAGLSMGGYGAMKWALRDPGRFAAAASLSGALDVARRREHPTRPVDPAVWHTVWGDRQVPGTDDDTVALLERAGDALPALYVACGTEDFLYEDNTRFVETARRRGVPLTVDLSPGGHDWGYWDAKIQDVLAWLPLRRDTAGGN
- a CDS encoding D-alanyl-D-alanine carboxypeptidase family protein yields the protein MRGLPVAVSAALLLPVLGMPAAAAANSRAGTSAGRSARAATSIAAPSVPCPNVPTPATRPPQPPPPADPAARAVGGAELASVGLVVPPSVPAPPAVTATSWLVADLDSGAVLGGCGPHEYGVPASVQKLLLAATMLPRLDPRREVTVTAEDLAIEPGSSAVGLAEGGRYRIETIWLGLLLKSGNEAANALARLGGGADGQAGGIRAMNEQARQLGALQTHAVTPSGLDGPGQFTSAYDLALIFRACFADPAFRRYAATRTAEIPGQPALREKPFQIQNDNQLLYQYPGALGGKTGFTDLARHTYVGAAERNGRRLVVTLLGAEIPTQRGWQQGAALLDWGFGLRRDAAVGRLVRPGELTAASASPTGTAPPSALAGGAGLHGAPGSGPAPWPRTGPLLGVGAVLVAGGAVLINRRRRHAVRASSGTTGPGW
- a CDS encoding DinB family protein, encoding MDTERIGPPLLAGERETLRAFLDFHRATLAMKCEGLSDDELRRRSSPPSTLSLLGLVRHMAEVERAWFRRVINGEDIPLVWSATGDYQEAYDASTASRPEAFEAWQREVEHARRIEREAESLDVTGHQARWGEDVSLRLVMLHMMHEYARHNGHADFLREAIDGSVGV
- a CDS encoding M36 family metallopeptidase, with amino-acid sequence MHPHIRRSALVASAVTAALVAAGTTVQAAGDPYGHTATATAFAPNPVQQLGDQSLTDAKDADYPALAGAYRSVLLTNLDGSGTLTGKYVVVKSKTGTPARAVDGGYPAWHRDADQFEQVMGYHWVNTAQAYLQSLGFGSTLRPVNQRQIELRIDQFGGDNSFFREDKANITLGKGGVDDAEDAEVIVHEYGHSVQDGQVPGFGTNLESGSIGEAFGDYLAVAVTSWATGTPTKTPEACVADWDSVSYTRTAPHCLRRLDGSKVYPQDLRGEVHADGEIWSRALWDIRTALGGRKATTLIVEAQFDFAPDTSFRDAALATVAAAQRLYGNQAASATRAAFVARGIL